From Flavobacterium alkalisoli, the proteins below share one genomic window:
- a CDS encoding alpha/beta hydrolase-fold protein, with product MRFILIVFLALFFSIPGFGQQTDTLTFYSEAFKGERSIFVKTPEQYKYGSESVRLPVIYVLDGQHEWFVNPVLNDIEYLQYTHEMPQAIIVVIPLTDRIQECGIDSLEAILPLHTFITEEINEEIKRYHPGNYRVIVGHSFSASFALYSYLHSPEFYSAVMAHSPYDSFEKLVAAMDKNEEIDKSDIFISIGSPTEVKDYNHREKYNELKAKYPSFFKAVNLFEANDSTHNAVPIAACPSFFTKVFFSFSTRFASIAKVDMEYKLVEKPLTVKEEEEKMLKASMLGDYFYAPEIAEINGMASRYLASGFNYHAIRLHETGIKYYPNYYEFYLSLYELLEPIDLKRARPNLEKAELLLQQMEPRTEDNLKLLQEIKEIRNRKRW from the coding sequence ATGAGATTTATACTGATAGTATTTTTAGCACTGTTTTTTTCTATTCCCGGGTTTGGGCAACAAACGGACACACTTACATTCTACTCCGAAGCTTTTAAAGGGGAGAGGAGTATTTTTGTAAAAACCCCCGAACAGTATAAATACGGGTCTGAGTCAGTACGTTTACCGGTAATATATGTGCTGGACGGGCAACATGAATGGTTTGTTAACCCAGTGCTTAATGATATAGAATATTTACAGTATACACATGAGATGCCGCAGGCAATTATTGTGGTTATTCCTTTAACTGATCGTATACAGGAATGCGGAATAGATAGCCTTGAAGCGATATTGCCCCTTCATACTTTTATAACGGAAGAGATTAACGAGGAAATTAAACGCTACCATCCGGGCAACTACAGGGTGATAGTGGGGCATTCTTTTTCGGCTTCTTTTGCGTTGTATTCCTATTTGCATTCGCCGGAGTTTTATTCGGCAGTAATGGCTCATTCCCCTTATGACAGTTTTGAAAAGCTGGTTGCAGCAATGGATAAGAATGAGGAGATTGATAAATCGGATATTTTTATTTCCATAGGAAGCCCAACAGAGGTAAAGGATTACAATCACAGGGAAAAATATAATGAGCTAAAAGCGAAGTATCCGTCCTTTTTTAAGGCAGTAAACCTTTTTGAGGCCAATGATTCCACCCATAATGCTGTGCCTATAGCAGCATGCCCTTCATTTTTTACTAAAGTTTTCTTTAGTTTCAGTACGAGGTTTGCTTCTATAGCAAAAGTTGATATGGAATATAAGCTGGTAGAAAAACCCTTAACGGTAAAAGAGGAAGAGGAGAAGATGCTTAAGGCATCTATGCTTGGGGATTATTTTTATGCCCCAGAAATTGCAGAGATAAACGGTATGGCTTCGAGATACCTTGCCAGCGGATTTAACTATCACGCTATAAGGCTTCATGAAACGGGGATTAAATATTACCCCAACTATTATGAGTTTTATCTTTCGTTATATGAGCTACTGGAGCCTATAGATCTAAAAAGGGCAAGGCCTAACTTAGAGAAGGCAGAACTTCTGTTACAACAAATGGAACCCCGCACAGAGGATAACCTAAAATTACTACAGGAAATAAAAGAGATCCGTAACAGGAAAAGATGGTAA
- a CDS encoding alpha/beta fold hydrolase, giving the protein MSRITYLLILMVSLLFTKMSSQTNQGQFATVNGLEMYYEIHGSGTPLVLIHGGGSTINSTYGNVLSQFAKKHKVIAVELQAHGRTKDRGVPLSFEQDADDVAALLQQLAIAKADIMGFSNGGTTALQIAIRHPEVVDKLILCSATYSRAGLVPGFFEGMKQVTIEMMPAQLKEAFLQVNPDKAALQVSFNRDVERMLNFKDIPEEKIKAVKAPALVINADKDVIVTEHALELSRLLADAQLTVLPGAHGEYIGEICSANQDSNEPKLTVELIEEFLADK; this is encoded by the coding sequence ATGAGTCGTATTACTTATTTATTAATTTTGATGGTATCGTTATTATTTACTAAAATGAGTTCACAAACCAATCAGGGACAATTTGCAACCGTTAACGGACTTGAAATGTATTATGAAATACACGGCAGTGGGACTCCGCTGGTGTTAATACACGGAGGCGGTTCTACCATTAATTCCACTTACGGTAATGTCTTGTCGCAATTTGCCAAAAAACATAAAGTAATAGCTGTGGAGCTTCAGGCACACGGACGGACTAAAGACAGGGGAGTGCCCCTTAGCTTTGAGCAGGATGCCGACGATGTAGCTGCACTGCTACAACAACTGGCCATTGCAAAAGCAGATATTATGGGCTTTAGTAACGGAGGGACTACTGCGTTGCAGATTGCCATACGCCATCCGGAAGTTGTAGATAAGCTGATATTATGTTCGGCGACTTATAGCAGGGCGGGCCTGGTTCCCGGTTTCTTTGAAGGGATGAAACAAGTAACTATAGAAATGATGCCTGCGCAATTAAAAGAAGCTTTTTTACAGGTAAATCCTGATAAGGCGGCATTACAGGTTTCCTTTAACAGGGATGTGGAACGTATGCTTAATTTTAAAGATATACCGGAAGAAAAGATTAAGGCTGTAAAAGCACCTGCCCTTGTTATTAATGCGGATAAGGATGTTATAGTAACCGAACACGCCCTGGAATTATCACGTTTATTGGCCGATGCACAGTTAACCGTTTTGCCGGGAGCACATGGTGAGTATATAGGCGAAATATGTTCGGCTAATCAGGATAGCAACGAACCAAAATTAACCGTTGAGCTGATAGAGGAATTTTTAGCCGATAAATAG